One segment of Primulina tabacum isolate GXHZ01 chromosome 6, ASM2559414v2, whole genome shotgun sequence DNA contains the following:
- the LOC142549635 gene encoding mediator of RNA polymerase II transcription subunit 11-like isoform X1, giving the protein MDPQSQTTSLQRLQNVEKRIVRVLELAGGVMEEMGNPSGPRKELVNSSCGEFMQSVKDIQVMLREEIKSACEYRPFEKCDHVPRISNEICCKKLEYVIAQIDEMKQTIEGYGDAA; this is encoded by the exons ATGGATCCACAAAGCCAGACCACTTCACTGCAGCGACTCCAGAATGTCGAGAAG AGGATCGTAAGGGTTTTGGAGCTCGCTGGCGGGGTTATGGAGGAAATGGGGAACCCTAGTGGCCCCAGAAAGGAGCTTGTTAACAGCAGTTGCGGCGAATTCATGCAATCAGTCAAG GACATTCAAGTGATGCTGCGTGAGGAAATCAAAAGCGCATGTGAGTATCGGCCATTCGAGAAGTGTGACCATGTCCCGAGAATATCTAACGAGATTTGTTGCAAGAAGCTAGAATATGTCATTGCACAAATAGATGAGATGAAGCAAACGATCGAGGGATATGGTGATGCAGCTTGA
- the LOC142549635 gene encoding mediator of RNA polymerase II transcription subunit 11-like isoform X2, translated as MSRRVLELAGGVMEEMGNPSGPRKELVNSSCGEFMQSVKDIQVMLREEIKSACEYRPFEKCDHVPRISNEICCKKLEYVIAQIDEMKQTIEGYGDAA; from the exons ATGTCGAGAAG GGTTTTGGAGCTCGCTGGCGGGGTTATGGAGGAAATGGGGAACCCTAGTGGCCCCAGAAAGGAGCTTGTTAACAGCAGTTGCGGCGAATTCATGCAATCAGTCAAG GACATTCAAGTGATGCTGCGTGAGGAAATCAAAAGCGCATGTGAGTATCGGCCATTCGAGAAGTGTGACCATGTCCCGAGAATATCTAACGAGATTTGTTGCAAGAAGCTAGAATATGTCATTGCACAAATAGATGAGATGAAGCAAACGATCGAGGGATATGGTGATGCAGCTTGA